In Corynebacterium matruchotii, a single genomic region encodes these proteins:
- the trmB gene encoding tRNA (guanosine(46)-N7)-methyltransferase TrmB — protein MNRPQQTDFNELFHNDLDYPRLGGVSFRRGSLTDNQAARWDEYWPTLGTTLADRIIDIDDWFGRSGAKTIVEIGSGTGTSTAAMAPHEADTNIIAVELYKSGLAKLLGAIVRENITNIRMISGDGVEVLTRMFEPGTVDGVRIFFPDPWPKARHHKRRIIQSGVLNLIANRLKPGGVLHVATDHADYAAWIAELAEVEPQLEYMGWPWPDCPQLTDRQVITKFEGKGLDQDHTITEFLWRRT, from the coding sequence ATGAATAGACCGCAACAAACCGACTTCAATGAGCTTTTTCATAACGACCTGGACTACCCCCGACTCGGCGGCGTCAGCTTTCGACGCGGGTCGCTTACTGATAATCAGGCCGCCCGCTGGGACGAGTATTGGCCCACGCTCGGCACCACGCTCGCCGATCGGATTATCGACATCGACGACTGGTTTGGGCGTAGTGGGGCGAAAACCATTGTGGAAATCGGCTCCGGCACCGGAACCTCGACCGCGGCCATGGCGCCGCACGAGGCCGACACCAATATCATTGCCGTAGAGCTATATAAGTCTGGGCTGGCGAAACTCCTCGGCGCCATCGTGCGGGAGAACATCACCAACATTCGCATGATTAGCGGCGACGGCGTAGAAGTACTCACTCGCATGTTCGAACCCGGTACCGTGGATGGTGTCCGTATTTTCTTCCCAGACCCGTGGCCCAAGGCTCGACACCACAAACGTCGCATCATTCAATCCGGCGTATTAAACCTCATTGCTAACAGGCTCAAACCCGGTGGGGTATTGCACGTTGCCACCGATCATGCCGATTATGCTGCATGGATTGCCGAACTCGCCGAGGTGGAACCACAGCTGGAATACATGGGGTGGCCCTGGCCGGACTGCCCACAATTAACCGACCGGCAGGTCATCACTAAGTTTGAGGGCAAAGGTTTAGACCAAGACCACACCATCACCGAATTCCTATGGAGGCGTACATGA
- a CDS encoding NYN domain-containing protein — translation MGDDTLLLVWDAPNIDMGLGAILGARPTAAHRPRFDAIGRWVLGRAGELAHHTGVRIAAEATVFTNVAPNGTDAIRPWVEALRNVGFAVFAKPKLTEDTDVDPDMVAHIRHRHAEGVLRGVIVASADGQNFRELLTELADEGIPVTILGFHEHTSWAVNSEIFTFVDLEEIPGVFREPLPRISLDNLPATGAWLQPFRPLSMLLSDK, via the coding sequence ATGGGCGACGACACGCTCCTATTGGTGTGGGACGCCCCCAATATCGACATGGGGTTGGGCGCCATTTTGGGTGCCCGGCCCACCGCAGCCCACCGGCCCCGGTTTGACGCCATCGGCAGGTGGGTGCTGGGCCGCGCGGGCGAATTAGCCCACCACACCGGGGTTCGGATCGCCGCCGAAGCCACCGTGTTCACCAATGTGGCCCCAAACGGCACCGACGCCATCCGGCCGTGGGTGGAGGCGCTGCGCAATGTCGGGTTCGCGGTGTTCGCCAAGCCCAAGCTCACCGAGGACACCGACGTCGACCCGGACATGGTGGCGCACATTCGTCACCGTCACGCCGAAGGTGTACTGCGCGGCGTCATCGTGGCCAGCGCGGATGGGCAAAACTTCCGGGAACTCCTCACCGAGCTTGCCGACGAAGGCATCCCGGTCACCATCTTGGGATTCCACGAACACACCAGTTGGGCGGTGAACTCCGAAATCTTCACATTCGTGGACCTGGAGGAAATCCCCGGCGTGTTCCGGGAGCCGCTGCCGCGCATCAGCCTGGATAATCTGCCAGCGACCGGGGCCTGGCTGCAGCCATTCCGACCGCTGTCCATGCTGCTGTCCGACAAGTAG
- a CDS encoding DUF3054 domain-containing protein → MKTLMTDIIAVLVFAVLARAAHGGLGLAQIADTFWPFAIGSLVGTGIATVALRGAGGGAIRYGVIVWLVTVLTGLAIWAARHAAVPHISFIIVATTMSGLLLLGWRAAGRLVARRRP, encoded by the coding sequence ATGAAAACGTTGATGACGGACATTATTGCGGTACTGGTGTTTGCGGTGCTAGCCCGGGCCGCCCACGGTGGTTTGGGGCTCGCCCAGATTGCGGACACGTTCTGGCCGTTTGCCATAGGCTCCCTGGTGGGGACGGGGATTGCCACGGTTGCGCTCCGGGGCGCAGGCGGCGGTGCCATCCGTTATGGTGTGATTGTGTGGCTGGTCACCGTGCTCACCGGCTTGGCGATTTGGGCGGCGCGCCATGCAGCGGTTCCCCACATTTCGTTCATTATTGTGGCGACCACTATGTCCGGCCTGCTGCTTCTCGGGTGGCGCGCGGCTGGCCGGCTGGTTGCTCGCCGTCGGCCCTAA
- a CDS encoding MMPL family transporter, translated as MFSRWGEFAYQHRRVIPLVVVAVIILLYLTFGMRLSDRMSQEGWDDPNSDSTTAAAIEARTFGRDNNGDVILLFTAETGTIDESPEFGHIQEYLTNLLANHPDQIDHITSYFDKRVDRLISQDKRTAFAAIALKGDGDQTLKDFRAIKVQLAGAGRMFPGVSTQIAGATAVADALDEGMSQDISRAEFYALPAVALLLLVVFGSLVAACMPLIVGGLSIVGSLGVLSILAGFTQVNVFAHSVVTLLGLGLAIDYGLFMVSRFREELNRGGGQDVRTAVRRATGTAGKTVVFSAAMVAVALSGLLVFPQAFLKSVAYGAISAVGLAAVLSVTMLPALFSLLGHNIDKFMVRRPRWAGVTGMVAHTLGRGRQSGQAGQRSAGGRGRSRSYSHSRTAVAAPAAASKGSKKLSETWWYRLPNWSMQHAVWVTCAIVGGLMLLALPIGDVEFGGINETYLPPTNQVRTAQSTFDREFPEFRTEPIKLVVTNADNDQLVQVYQQAAQVEGLTGRFTPTSATKDGITVLSAGIVDRAHNQSVVDQLRAIEPPPGVKVYVGGTPALEIESIEALFDKLPLMSFYIVLATFVLMALVFGSLVLPAKAVIMTLLGMGATIGLLTWMFVDGVGANLFGFTPGPLMSPVLVLIMAIIYGLSTDYEVFLVSRMVEAREHRAATDVAIKFGTAHTGGIISAAAIIMIVVCGAFGFSDIVMMKYIAFGMIFALLFDATIIRMMLVPAVMHLLQDDNWWAPPWVKSAAGALGHRVSRNQGQGQGQGRGRGQAGLPKRAPRPQPQPPRAAQPRQPARPVRRPRTNIPEPDSRASVRMERDRASSSNQPSNQHPRREETIELATGSLPPQRFDKPRTTNPSTHRHFSPTTGRNTKQVPFTELLKRLESED; from the coding sequence ATGTTTTCTCGCTGGGGTGAATTCGCCTACCAGCACCGACGTGTTATTCCGCTCGTAGTTGTTGCCGTCATCATCTTGCTCTACCTCACCTTTGGGATGCGGCTTTCGGACCGCATGAGCCAAGAGGGGTGGGATGATCCCAACTCCGACTCCACGACCGCCGCCGCCATCGAAGCGCGAACATTCGGCCGTGACAATAATGGTGACGTCATCCTGCTGTTTACTGCCGAAACCGGCACCATTGACGAGTCACCAGAGTTTGGGCACATCCAGGAATACCTGACCAACCTTCTGGCCAACCACCCCGACCAGATCGACCACATCACCAGCTATTTCGACAAGCGGGTCGACCGGCTCATCAGCCAAGACAAACGCACCGCCTTCGCCGCAATCGCGTTGAAAGGGGACGGGGACCAAACCCTGAAAGACTTCCGGGCCATCAAGGTCCAACTCGCGGGGGCCGGCAGGATGTTTCCTGGCGTATCGACGCAGATAGCGGGGGCCACGGCCGTGGCGGATGCCCTGGATGAGGGCATGAGCCAGGATATTAGCCGGGCCGAATTCTACGCGCTACCAGCCGTAGCATTGCTGCTTCTTGTTGTGTTTGGGTCCCTGGTGGCGGCCTGCATGCCGCTGATTGTGGGCGGCCTGTCCATCGTCGGGTCCCTGGGGGTGCTATCAATACTGGCCGGGTTCACGCAGGTCAATGTGTTTGCCCACTCGGTGGTGACCCTCTTGGGGCTGGGGCTAGCCATCGACTATGGGCTGTTTATGGTGTCCCGGTTTCGGGAGGAACTCAACCGGGGTGGCGGGCAGGATGTGCGCACCGCGGTCAGGCGAGCCACCGGCACTGCGGGCAAGACCGTGGTGTTTTCCGCCGCCATGGTGGCGGTGGCCCTGTCCGGGTTGTTGGTGTTTCCACAGGCGTTTTTGAAATCGGTGGCGTACGGGGCGATCAGCGCCGTGGGATTGGCGGCGGTCCTGTCGGTGACCATGCTACCGGCATTATTTAGCCTGCTTGGGCACAATATTGATAAGTTCATGGTGCGCCGACCCAGGTGGGCGGGGGTAACGGGAATGGTTGCGCACACCTTGGGTCGGGGCAGGCAAAGTGGCCAGGCTGGGCAGCGTTCCGCTGGGGGGCGTGGGCGTTCCCGCTCTTACTCCCACTCCCGCACTGCCGTAGCCGCGCCAGCCGCAGCGTCGAAGGGATCGAAGAAGCTCAGCGAAACCTGGTGGTATCGGCTACCGAACTGGTCGATGCAGCATGCAGTATGGGTGACCTGCGCCATTGTCGGTGGCCTCATGTTGTTGGCCCTTCCGATCGGCGACGTGGAATTCGGTGGCATCAACGAAACCTACTTGCCGCCAACCAATCAGGTGCGCACGGCGCAAAGCACATTCGATCGAGAATTTCCCGAATTCCGCACGGAACCCATCAAACTGGTGGTCACCAACGCCGACAACGATCAACTCGTACAGGTGTACCAACAGGCCGCCCAGGTAGAGGGCCTAACCGGACGATTCACCCCCACCTCAGCCACAAAAGATGGCATCACGGTGCTATCGGCGGGGATCGTGGATCGAGCCCATAACCAGTCGGTTGTCGACCAGCTCCGGGCGATAGAACCGCCACCCGGAGTAAAGGTATATGTTGGCGGCACCCCGGCCCTGGAAATCGAATCTATCGAGGCTTTGTTCGACAAACTGCCGTTGATGAGTTTCTATATTGTACTCGCAACCTTCGTGCTCATGGCCCTGGTGTTTGGCTCACTGGTGCTGCCGGCAAAGGCAGTCATCATGACGCTGTTGGGCATGGGCGCTACCATTGGGCTACTCACCTGGATGTTCGTCGATGGTGTGGGCGCAAACCTGTTCGGCTTCACCCCAGGCCCGCTCATGAGTCCGGTGCTGGTGCTCATTATGGCAATCATTTATGGGCTGTCCACTGACTATGAGGTGTTCCTGGTGTCGCGCATGGTGGAGGCACGCGAGCATCGCGCCGCCACTGATGTTGCCATCAAATTCGGCACTGCCCACACCGGCGGGATTATCAGCGCGGCGGCCATCATCATGATTGTGGTGTGCGGGGCGTTCGGGTTTTCCGACATTGTCATGATGAAATACATTGCCTTTGGCATGATCTTCGCCCTGCTTTTCGACGCCACCATCATCCGAATGATGCTGGTCCCGGCAGTCATGCACCTACTGCAAGACGACAATTGGTGGGCGCCCCCATGGGTGAAGTCCGCGGCCGGGGCGCTGGGGCACCGAGTTTCCCGGAACCAGGGCCAGGGCCAGGGCCAAGGTCGGGGTCGGGGGCAGGCAGGACTGCCAAAACGGGCGCCCCGACCCCAACCTCAACCGCCGCGGGCGGCCCAGCCACGACAGCCGGCCAGGCCAGTGCGCCGGCCTCGAACAAATATTCCCGAACCAGACTCCCGTGCTAGTGTTCGAATGGAGCGGGACCGGGCGTCGTCAAGCAATCAACCAAGCAACCAACATCCGCGGCGGGAAGAAACGATAGAGTTGGCAACAGGGAGCTTGCCGCCGCAGCGTTTCGATAAGCCTCGCACAACCAACCCCAGTACCCACCGGCATTTCTCCCCCACCACCGGCCGCAACACAAAACAAGTGCCCTTCACGGAACTGCTCAAGCGTTTAGAATCCGAAGACTAG
- a CDS encoding TIGR00374 family protein: MGIAALLLRDKMPFLATGYQEVLSAKPTGLVLAFLAVIASIVVMAEVMHTLLNAGGANVRSRDTLQLTFIANSWSATFPGGAALSAVYQFHTMRNWGVNVLVSSWFIVVSAALSTVWLIALGLISVFFFGADFSLWPMLGSVAIMLGLALLVWWVTNHPEPAKRFVVAVIIRAGRIVRRRPTKILDSIDEHFGQLDAVSLTPGKFSWVTLLSLMNWVFDIVAVWLCVWAVTDVLPGFRAVENNTTVLGVVLAFVTAKIVGTAQITPAGLGPVEAAMTGSLVAVGMTASSAFGVVFVYRIISFALITIIGWVTYFISVARGGMHVGSMSS; encoded by the coding sequence ATGGGGATCGCGGCCCTGCTGCTGCGCGACAAGATGCCGTTCCTCGCCACCGGCTACCAGGAAGTTTTAAGTGCTAAACCCACCGGTCTGGTGCTCGCGTTCCTCGCGGTGATTGCCTCCATAGTGGTCATGGCTGAGGTGATGCACACGTTGCTCAATGCCGGCGGCGCCAACGTGCGCTCGCGGGACACACTCCAGCTCACATTTATTGCGAACTCCTGGTCGGCGACATTCCCGGGAGGCGCGGCATTGTCGGCGGTGTACCAATTTCACACCATGCGCAATTGGGGGGTCAACGTGCTGGTTTCCTCCTGGTTCATTGTGGTGTCGGCGGCGCTGTCCACGGTGTGGCTGATTGCGCTGGGGCTGATTTCGGTGTTTTTCTTCGGAGCGGATTTCAGCCTATGGCCCATGTTGGGGTCGGTGGCAATCATGCTGGGGCTAGCGTTGCTGGTGTGGTGGGTCACGAATCACCCGGAGCCGGCAAAACGGTTTGTGGTGGCGGTCATTATCCGGGCCGGCAGGATTGTGCGCCGGCGACCAACAAAAATCCTCGACAGCATTGACGAGCATTTCGGGCAGCTTGACGCGGTATCGCTCACTCCCGGCAAATTCAGCTGGGTTACCCTCCTGTCGCTCATGAATTGGGTGTTCGACATTGTGGCGGTTTGGCTCTGCGTCTGGGCGGTAACGGATGTGCTTCCGGGGTTTCGGGCGGTGGAAAACAACACAACGGTGCTGGGTGTGGTGTTGGCGTTTGTCACTGCGAAAATCGTGGGCACGGCACAGATCACGCCAGCAGGCCTAGGCCCGGTGGAGGCGGCCATGACTGGCAGCCTGGTCGCGGTGGGCATGACGGCTTCGTCGGCGTTTGGTGTGGTGTTCGTTTACCGGATTATTTCCTTTGCATTGATTACGATCATTGGGTGGGTGACATATTTTATTTCCGTTGCCCGCGGTGGCATGCATGTAGGAAGTATGAGTTCATGA